The Trichomycterus rosablanca isolate fTriRos1 chromosome 15, fTriRos1.hap1, whole genome shotgun sequence genome contains a region encoding:
- the btbd3a gene encoding BTB/POZ domain-containing protein 3a, translated as MAGELYPAKKLPPVSATAVQHYQQQNISNNNTVQGCNWQGLYPSIRERNALMFNNELMADVHFVVGPTGGTQRVPGHKYVLAVGSSVFHAMFYGELAEDADEIRIPDVEPHSFLAMFKYIYCDEIDLCADTVLATLYAAKKYMVPHLARACVAFLETSLSARNACVLLSQSCLFEEPELTRRCWQVIDAQAELALRSDAFCDIDARTLESILRRETLNASETIILEAALSWAEAECHRRELQATVENKRLALGEALYLIRVPAMSLDEFANGAAQCGLLTLAETNAVFLWHTAANKPELPFVSQPRKGLAPQRCHRFQSCAYRSNQWRYRGRCDSIQFAVDRRVFVAGFGLYGSSCGSAEYQAKIELKRQGATLGLAGVKYFSDGSSGTFTVFFDHPVQVEPDTFYTASVVLDGNELSYFGQEGMTEVQCGKVTFQFQCSSDSTNGTGVQGGQIPELIFYA; from the exons ATGGCCGGCGAGCTGTATCCCGCCAAGAAGCTGCCGCCGGTGTCGGCCACGGCCGTGCAGCACTACCAGCAGCAGAACATCAGCAACAACAACACCGTGCAGGGCTGCAACTGGCAAGGCCTCTATCCCAGCATCAGAGAGAG GAACGCGCTCATGTTTAACAACGAGCTGATGGCGGACGTGCACTTCGTAGTCGGGCCTACGGGCGGGACGCAACGAGTCCCGGGACACAAG TACGTCCTGGCTGTTGGGAGTTCCGTGTTCCATGCCATGTTCTACGGCGAGCTGGCGGAGGACGCGGACGAGATCCGCATCCCAGACGTGGAGCCGCATTCCTTTCTGGCGATGTTCAA GTACATCTACTGCGACGAGATCGACCTGTGCGCCGACACGGTGCTCGCCACGCTATACGCCGCCAAGAAGTACATGGTGCCACACCTGGCCCGCGCCTGCGTGGCGTTTCTGGAGACCAGCCTGAGCGCTCGCAACGCCTGCGTGCTGCTCTCGCAGAGCTGCCTGTTCGAGGAGCCGGAGCTGACGCGCCGCTGCTGGCAGGTGATCGACGCCCAGGCCGAGCTGGCCCTGCGCTCGGACGCCTTCTGCGACATCGACGCCCGCACGCTGGAGAGCATCCTGCGGCGCGAGACCCTGAACGCCTCCGAGACCATCATCCTGGAGGCGGCGCTCAGCTGGGCGGAGGCCGAGTGCCACCGGCGCGAGCTGCAGGCCACCGTTGAGAACAAGCGGCTGGCGCTGGGCGAGGCGCTGTACCTCATCCGCGTCCCGGCCATGTCGCTGGACGAGTTCGCCAACGGCGCGGCGCAGTGCGGGCTGCTCACGCTGGCCGAGACCAACGCGGTCTTCCTGTGGCACACGGCGGCCAACAAACCCGAGCTGCCCTTCGTGAGCCAGCCCAGGAAAGGCCTGGCGCCGCAGCGCTGCCACCGCTTCCAGTCGTGCGCCTACCGGAGCAACCAGTGGCGCTACCGCGGGCGCTGCGACAGCATCCAGTTCGCCGTGGACAGGCGCGTCTTCGTGGCCGGGTTCGGACTCTACGGTTCCAGCTGCGGCTCGGCCGAGTACCAGGCCAAGATCGAGCTCAAGAGGCAGGGCGCCACGCTCGGCCTGGCCGGCGTCAAGTACTTCTCGGACGGCTCGAGCGGGACCTTCACGGTGTTTTTCGATCACCCCGTGCAGGTCGAGCCCGACACCTTCTACACGGCCAGCGTGGTCCTGGACGGGAACGAGCTCAGCTACTTCGGGCAGGAGGGGATGACCGAGGTGCAGTGCGGGAAGGTCACGTTTCAGTTCCAGTGTTCCTCCGATAGCACCAACGGCACCGGGGTGCAGGGCGGCCAGATACCCGAACTCATATTTTACGCCTGA
- the LOC134328734 gene encoding uncharacterized protein LOC134328734, whose translation MEVPGPSHQDSTSNELLRCFREIMDAVRKLSDTDWKALNEGVPIKFSKLQFAALCTDIVRSVLGCLLIDSLLLSTMERIGMEEVLLVAENLKQELGDATTSTSPAQMSPEDPADRIDNKAAEVFSEMSAAMKEAIRRVASDKRGKGRDAQVASKKASFGQEVQTKIVAWEMPSSLSDSLPEGGGQSKVLTDSMLVDVDCASSSNVGKCSANVFKTIKNKVTRFFKVSKKTSPDKDTKQTPPSSNEMAKLSNQGTLGAKEESSVQSSTSSESASTTVKEADLLEDPVADVQPDVPLEATASRFVEDTPRPSKPCSSARRFFRRVQKRVRGFVSALRRSESPKKETASEPSRVHRSRSDSILDTAWVRNVQQKDSLPGLSPLLMMFVEESIRRLLVDLLRHHSLPLGRSDLPNVPEFGSNDIGIYDKFTVAVGGLTQTLAHLVMESFKTSSGEVNLPGVKQVDQSVISDVCTVSTKPGRSSTPACSALVREPVGSSPAQVKDTCIPDEVPAPVEKRGSGLPVTKMSKAYKFILSLKRSDKVHPVYLESVTHRRPLSGDLQEGSRGTPEVSASSSKKLRGRLRRMFSALSKAVPKPFKHRSTPAE comes from the exons ATGGAGGttcccggaccgtcccaccagGACTCCACGTCCAACGAGTTACTAAGATGTTTCAGGGAGATAATGGACGCCGTCCGCAAGCTGAGCGACAC GGACTGGAAGGCTTTGAACGAGGGCGTCCCAATTAAG TTCTCAAAGCTGCAGTTCGCCGCACTGTGCACAGACATCGTAAGATCTGTGTTGGGATGTCTGCTGATCGATAGCTTGCTGCTGTCGACGATGGAGAGAATCGGGATGGAAGAGGTTCTCCTGGTAGCGGAGAATTTGAAGCAAGAACTTGGAGACGCGACTACGTCTACGTCTCCGGCTCAGAT GTCACCAGAAGACCCCGCTGATCGCATCGACAACAAAGCTGCGGAAGTCTTCAGCGAAATGAGCGCCGCTATGAAAGAGGCTATCCGGCGGGTCGCCTCAGATAAGAGGGGGAAGGGAAGGGATGCGCAAGTGGCGAGTAAGAAAGCCTCTTTTGGACAAGAGGTCCAGACCAAAATCGTGGCCTGGGAGATGCCGAGTAGCCTGTCCGATAGTCTGCCTGAGGGAGGGGGTCAATCAAAGGTGCTTACCGATTCGATGCTAGTCGATGTCGATTGCGCATCCAGCAGCAATGTAGGCAAATGCTCTGCAAACGTGTTTAAGACTATCAAAAACAAGGTGACCAGATTCTTTAAAGTGTCCAAGAAAACCTCACCAGATAAGGACACCAAACAAACCCCTCCTTCATCGAATGAAATGGCTAAACTGTCCAATCAGGGAACGCTTGGTGCCAAAGAAGAGAGCTCAGTTCAGAGCTCCACATCCTCTGAAAGTGCATCAACCACAGTAAAGGAGGCAGATTTGCTCGAGGACCCGGTTGCAGACGTGCAGCCGGACGTTCCTCTCGAGGCGACTGCTTCCAGATTTGTGGAGGACACACCTAGACCAAGTAAGCCGTGTTCCTCAGCCAGAAGATTCTTCAGAAGAGTCCAGAAAAGGGTACGTGGATTCGTTTCGGCACTCAGAAGATCCGAGTCCCCAAAGAAAGAGACGGCGTCTGAACCATCGCGTGTTCATCGTAGCCGGTCTGACTCCATTCTCGACACGGCATGGGTGAGGAACGTCCAGCAGAAGGATTCTCTTCCAGGGCTTTCACCTCTGCTCATGATGTTTGTAGAGGAATCGATCAGGCGGCTACTCGTCGACCTGCTTCGTCACCACTCGCTTCCACTTGGTCGATCAGATTTACCAAACGTCCCTGAATTCGGCTCAAACGATATCGGCATCTACGATAAGTTTACAGTCGCGGTGGGCGGTTTAACTCAAACGCTTGCACATTTAGTCATGGAGTCTTTTAAGACAAGCTCAGGGGAAGTGAACCTTCCTGGGGTAAAGCAAGTGGACCAAAGTGTCATTTCGGACGTCTGTACCGTGAGCACCAAGCCTGGCAGATCATCAACACCAGCTTGCAGTGCTCTGGTCCGTGAGCCAGTGGGTAGCAGCCCCGCCCAGGTAAAAGACACCTGTATTCCAGATGAGGTTCCTGCACCCGTGGAGAAGAGAGGATCTGGGCTTCCCGTTACCAAAATGAGTAAAGCCTACAAGTTCATTCTAAGCCTGAAG AGATCAGACAAAGTGCATCCTGTCTACCTGGAGTCCGTCACCCATCGGAGGCCCTTAAGTGGAGATCTGCAGGAGG GTTCACGTGGAACACCAGAGGTATCGGCGTCATCCTCCAAGAAGCTTCGTGGACGTCTGCGCAGGATGTTCTCCGCCCTTTCCAAGGCCGTCCCCAAACCCTTCAAACACCGTTCGACCCCCGCCGAGTAA